CCCTGGCGCGCTCGAGCAGGTTCTCGGTCTCGAGCGCGAAGCCGACGACCTTCAGGCCGGCGGGCCGTTCGACGTGGACGATGTCGGCCAGGATGTCGGTCGTGCGGGTCATGTTCACGCACCAGGACGTGCCGAGCGATTCCTTCTTCAGCTTGCCGCGGCCCACGCTCTCGGGCGTGAAGTCGGCGACGGCCGCGGCCATGATCAGGGCGTCGGCGCGCGGCAGGTGCGCGCGCACCGCGGCGGCCATCTGGGCGGCCGTCTCCACCGGCACCACGACCCCGATCCCGCGCGGGGGCGGCGACGGCACCGGACCGTGGATCAGGGTCACCTCGGCGCCCAGCCCGGCGGCCTGCCGCGCCAGCGCGAAGCCCATCGCCCCGGTCGAGCGGTTGCCGACGAAGCGCACCGCGTCGAGCGGCTCGCGCGTGGGACCGGCCGTCACCAGCAGGCGGCAGCCGGCGAGCGGCGACGCCGGCGCGCCGTCGGGTCGGGACGGCAGGGCGTCGTCCAGCTCGCAGATCCGCGCGAAGATCTCCTCGGGTTCGGCCATCCGCCCCTCGGCGACCGTGCCGCAGGCCAGCCAGCCGCGGCCGGGATCCACGACGTGGGCCCCCCGCCCGCGCAGCGTGGCGAGGTTGGCCTGCACGGCGGGGTGGCGCCACATGGCGTCGTTCATCGCCGGGGCCAGGACCAGGTCGCGCTCGCAGGCCAGCAGCAGGGTGGTCACGATGTCGTCGGCGATGCCGCCGGCGGCCTTGCCCAGCAGGTTGGCCGTGGCCGGGGCGACCACCGCGATGTCGGCCCAGCGGGCCAGCTCCACGTGGTCCAGCGGGTCGGTGTCGCCCTCGCCCCACAGGTCGGTGGCGACGCCGTGGCCGGTGAGCGCGCGGAACGTGGTCGGGCCCACGAAACGCTGCGCCGCGCCGGTCATGGCCACGCGCACGGAAAAGCCCGCCTGCACGAGCAGGCGGGCCAACAGGCAGCTCTTGTAGGCGGCGATGCCGCCGGTCACCAGCAGCAGGACGCGCGACCGGGTCATGGCCTACTCCTGTCCGCTCTCCCGCTCCTTGAGGGCGGCGGCAGCGCGCTCACGCTTGTCGTAGTAGAGGATCTTGCCGTCGATCAGGCGCTGGACCGCGATGGTCGTCAGCTTGCCGGGCAGGTTCGCGCTCACCGCGCGGGCCCGGTCGTTCAGACGGCGCGCCTCGAGGGCGACGATCCTGATGGCTTCGAACTTGTTCGGGATCCTGTTGGTGACATCCTTGCGCTGGATGTAGGTCATCGGACACCTCGGTGGAAGATCCATGTCGACGGGGACCGGGGGCGCTGCAACCGCCGGCGGAGCGCGAACGGAGCAATGTAACCCCGTTCCGGGCCGGCATCAACAAATATTCTCCAACTCACTGTCCGACAGGCGGTTCCAGCGTCGGCACCAGCGGCGGCTCCCGGAAGCGCTCACGCCGGCACTGCTCGGCGGTCAGGATCGCCGACATGCGCCGCAGGGCTTCGGTGAGGTCGGCGTTCACGATCCAGTAGCGGTAGT
The sequence above is drawn from the bacterium genome and encodes:
- a CDS encoding DNA-directed RNA polymerase subunit omega, yielding MTYIQRKDVTNRIPNKFEAIRIVALEARRLNDRARAVSANLPGKLTTIAVQRLIDGKILYYDKRERAAAALKERESGQE
- the coaBC gene encoding bifunctional phosphopantothenoylcysteine decarboxylase/phosphopantothenate--cysteine ligase CoaBC; its protein translation is MTRSRVLLLVTGGIAAYKSCLLARLLVQAGFSVRVAMTGAAQRFVGPTTFRALTGHGVATDLWGEGDTDPLDHVELARWADIAVVAPATANLLGKAAGGIADDIVTTLLLACERDLVLAPAMNDAMWRHPAVQANLATLRGRGAHVVDPGRGWLACGTVAEGRMAEPEEIFARICELDDALPSRPDGAPASPLAGCRLLVTAGPTREPLDAVRFVGNRSTGAMGFALARQAAGLGAEVTLIHGPVPSPPPRGIGVVVPVETAAQMAAAVRAHLPRADALIMAAAVADFTPESVGRGKLKKESLGTSWCVNMTRTTDILADIVHVERPAGLKVVGFALETENLLERARAKLHAKGMDAVIANDPIADGTFGEGLHRVTLINADGGSETIGPLDKRELAAELLRRLVPLLSPAGSDA